caccacctccaccgttACCTCCAGCGCTAGAGTAACCACCATAACCAGAATAATACCCGGTAGCATACTGACTAGAGCTTGAACCAACGCCGGATCCACCACCCGCCCCATATCCACCGTATTGGCTAttgccaccacctccacctccacctccagcaGTAGCGTGGGCACCATTTGAGCCGCTCTGTGCAGCCCCAGCACCACTTCCAGACCCCGAGCCACCACCATTCACGTATCCGACACCCCCGCCCTGTCCCGAGCCATTTCCTTCAGCATTCGAGTATCTAGCTACTCTCGCGGCATTGGCTAACCCAATGCTCAAAAGAACAATAAATCCGAGAGCTACAAGTTTAGTGCCTGCCATTGTGGACTTACTGGCTAGCTAGGTTTGTTAACCTGAGATGAGTGCTAACCCATGGATTTAGTACGTATTTATAGAGAGCGTAAGGCTAGCGAAGTAGAGTACAGTGCTGCCCAGTGAAGTAACCTTCAGCTAATAAGCTTCTTTAGGGGATCATGTACATGTGGTGGTGATAGAAAACCTAGACCAATTAATGGAGTGCTTATTGACCAAGACCAATTCAAACAAGTGATCGAGATGACCATGAAGATTATATATATCAATTACTGCGTATAGCGTACCACTTGTTGTGTTTCCAATACTCGGTTTTCCTTTTATTAAGTATATATAGATGCTCTTCTAATCATAGCTACTTAGCTAGTCCTATACAaccttcgtaaaaaaaaaaaaaccaagccTAGATTTAAATCTAGACATAATATTTATCCTGATTCAAATCTAGGATTGGGTTCTTTTTGGGACATGGGAGTACTCCATTCcatatccctttttttttcccacaagATGTTTTTCTTCTTGGCTAAGTTTTTCTATACATCTGGACAAGTATATGTTCAAATAGATAATCAAAAGTTGCTTATATATTTTGGATGGATGAAAAGTTACTAAATTCTAGACGAATGTGTATATCTCTATCGCTAATTAGATCATAGGATCGATGGAAGGAGGAATTGTTTTAAAGAGA
Above is a window of Oryza sativa Japonica Group chromosome 10, ASM3414082v1 DNA encoding:
- the LOC4348779 gene encoding glycine-rich cell wall structural protein 2-like; this encodes MAGTKLVALGFIVLLSIGLANAARVARYSNAEGNGSGQGGGVGYVNGGGSGSGSGAGAAQSGSNGAHATAGGGGGGGGNSQYGGYGAGGGSGVGSSSSQYATGYYSGYGGYSSAGGNGGGGGGGQAGGNWGSSGSGDGSGAGSGSSSANTYYGGPSYANADANGNGNGKGTGTYGGSGGGQGTGSGYGDASP